A region from the Lycium barbarum isolate Lr01 chromosome 8, ASM1917538v2, whole genome shotgun sequence genome encodes:
- the LOC132607497 gene encoding zinc finger CCCH domain-containing protein 30-like, translating to MNHLIVETEDTFASLLEFAANNDIEAFKKWIERDLSSIHEVGLWYGRQKGSKQMVLEHRTPLLVAAMYGSIDVLKLILSLPGVDVNRSCGRDNSTALHCAASGGSLNAADAVKLLLEAGADPNLKDASGYCPLDVIVISPKAHKMKPCLANLLKTDAMGDCNLRVSMASSNSNSPPLSPSLGDGSSSSASDTTSSPRSAKSIDLPVSSTSEKKEYPIDPSLPDIKNSIYSTDEFRMFSFKIKPCSRAYSHDWTECPFVHPGENARRRDPRKYHYSCVPCPEFRKGACRRGDMCDYAHGVFECWLHPAQYRTRLCKDGTKCDRRVCFFAHTQEELRPLYVSTGSAVLSPRSNTSAAAAMGLIPGSPSSPFTPPMSPSANGVSNLVWPPHNVPALHLPGSNFQSSRLRSSLNARDIPAKDLNMLSDFDVQQQQLLNGLSCLSQSCMNANSFNRSVRPRTLTPSNLEDLFSAEGGSSPRYSDQALAQAVFSPTHKSAVFNQFQQQQEAMLSPINTKFSPRNVDNSPLQASFGVPMSPRGMEPISPMSSRVSILAQSDKHYQLRSLSSRDLGSGADTWSNWGIGSGKPDWAVNTEEFGRLRRSSSFELANNGEEPDLSWVQSLVKESSQEIMDKSATCVSGLTDAGANICEGSTSGSQIEQFDQLGAWMEQMKLDQPIAQ from the coding sequence ATGAATCATCTCATTGTTGAAACTGAAGATACTTTTGCTAGCTTGCTTGAATTTGCAGCCAACAACGATATAGAGGCTTTCAAAAAATGGATTGAGCGTGATCTATCCAGTATTCATGAGGTTGGGCTGTGGTATGGGCGCCAAAAGGGCTCAAAGCAAATGGTTCTCGAGCATAGAACTCCTTTGCTGGTTGCTGCTATGTATGGTAGCATTGATGTTTTAAAACTGATCCTTTCTCTACCTGGAGTTGATGTGAATCGTTCTTGTGGCCGTGATAATAGCACTGCCCTTCATTGTGCTGCCTCAGGTGGATCTTTGAATGCTGCTGATGCTGTCAAACTGCTTTTAGAAGCTGGTGCTGACCCAAACCTCAAAGATGCCAGTGGTTATTGCCCTCTTGATGTTATAGTTATTTCTCCAAAGGCTCACAAGATGAAACCTTGCCTAGCAAATCTGCTCAAAACGGATGCTATGGGAGACTGCAACCTGAGGGTGTCTATGGCCAGTTCAAACTCAAATTCTCCACCACTTTCACCTTCTCTTGGAGACGGCTCGTCATCTTCTGCTTCAGATACAACTTCTTCCCCGAGGAGTGCAAAATCTATTGACCTCCCGGTGTCCTCTACTTCAGAGAAGAAAGAATACCCTATTGATCCCTCCTTGCCTGATATAAAGAACAGCATCTACTCCACAGATGAATTCAGGATGTTCTCATTTAAGATCAAGCCTTGCTCTCGTGCATACTCTCATGATTGGACTGAATGTCCATTTGTCCATCCGGGTGAAAATGCTCGAAGAAGAGATCCAAGAAAGTACCACTACAGCTGTGTACCTTGCCCTGAGTTTCGCAAGGGAGCTTGCAGACGAGGGGACATGTGTGACTATGCTCATGGGGTTTTCGAGTGCTGGTTACATCCTGCTCAATATCGAACTCGGCTTTGTAAAGATGGTACAAAGTGCGATAGAAGAGTTTGTTTCTTTGCCCACACGCAGGAGGAACTCAGGCCGCTATACGTCTCTACTGGTTCTGCTGTTCTGTCACCTAGATCAAATACTTCTGCTGCCGCTGCAATGGGCCTAATACCTGGTTCTCCATCCTCACCCTTCACTCCTCCAATGTCTCCCTCCGCTAACGGTGTTTCAAACTTGGTGTGGCCCCCACATAATGTCCCAGCTTTGCATCTTCCTGGCAGCAATTTTCAGTCCAGTCGCTTGCGGTCATCACTAAATGCAAGAGACATCCCTGCTAAAGACCTGAATATGTTGTCAGATTTTGATGTGCAGCAACAGCAGCTACTAAATGGACTGTCTTGCCTATCCCAGTCCTGCATGAATGCTAATTCTTTTAATCGTTCAGTTCGTCCTAGGACCTTAACCCCTTCGAATCTCGAGGATTTATTTTCTGCTGAGGGCGGCTCATCTCCTAGATATTCTGATCAAGCATTAGCTCAAGCTGTTTTCTCCCCTACACACAAGTCAGCGGTTTTCAACCAATTCCAGCAGCAGCAGGAGGCCATGTTATCTCCGATTAATACAAAATTTTCACCAAGAAATGTTGACAATTCACCATTGCAGGCCTCTTTTGGAGTTCCTATGTCTCCCCGAGGGATGGAACCTATTTCACCAATGAGTTCTCGTGTCTCAATACTTGCTCAAAGTGACAAGCATTATCAGCTAAGGAGTCTCAGCTCTCGTGATCTGGGCTCTGGTGCTGATACTTGGTCGAACTGGGGTATAGGTTCGGGAAAGCCAGACTGGGCTGTCAATACCGAGGAGTTTGGTAGGCTAAGGAGATCATCGTCATTTGAGCTTGCTAACAATGGAGAAGAGCCTGATCTATCTTGGGTCCAATCTCTTGTGAAAGAATCGTCACAGGAAATTATGGACAAATCTGCAACTTGTGTATCAGGCCTTACAGATGCTGGTGCTAACATCTGCGAAGGCTCAACATCAGGTTCACAGATTGAACAATTTGATCAACTAGGTGCATGGATGGAGCAAATGAAGCTTGATCAGCCAATAGCTCAGTAA